In Rhodococcus pseudokoreensis, the DNA window TCTCCGCGAACAGGGTGTGCACGACATCCTTGTTGCGGATGACCTTCAGAACCTCGCGACGGTGAGCCAGGGTCCCGGCCTTGGCGTGCGTGACGAGCTTCTCGGCGTACGGGCGCAGGGCCTTGGCCTTGGACTCCGTGGTGGTGATGCGGCCGTGCTCGAAGAGCGCGGTAGCCAGATTGGCGAAGATCGCCTTCTGGTGCGAAGCCGACCCGCCGAAGCGGGCACCCTTCTTGGGCTTGGGCATGATGATCTCCTAGTAAAGGACCGTGAGCTACAGCTGTTCGGTCTCGGCGTAGTCCTCGGTGCCCTCGGCATCACCGAAGGAACCGGCGTCCGTGTCGCTCCACGTTCCGGTGGCGGCGTCGTAGCCGGCAACGGTGGTGGGATCGAAGGACGCGGGGCTGTCCTTGAGGGCCAGGCCGAGCGAATGCAGCTTGACCTTCACCTCGTCGATGGACTTCTGTCCGAAGTTGCGGATGTCGAGCAGATCGGACTCGGTACGGCCGACAAGCTCACCGACGGTGTGAACACCCTCGCGCTTGAGGCAGTTGTAGGAACGGACCGTCAGGTCCAGGTCCTCGATGGGCAGTCCGAACGAAGCAATGTGATCGGCCTCGGCGGGCGAGGGTCCGATCTCGATGCCTTCTGCTTCGACGTTCAGCTCACGGGCCAGGCCGAAGAGCTCAACCAGGGTCTTGCCCGCAGAAGCGAGCGCGTCCCGAGCGGTGATGGAGTTCTTGGTTTCCACATCGAGCACGAGCCGATCGAAGTCGGTGCGCTGCTCGACGCGGGTGGCCTCCACCTTGTAGGTGACCTTGAGCACCGGCGAGTAGATCGAGTCGACCGGGATACGGCCGATCTCGGCGCCGGACGCCTTGTTCTGGACGGCGGGGACGTAGCCGCGACCGCGCTCGACGACGAGCTCGATCTCCAGCTTTCCCTTGTCGTTCAGGGTGGCGATGTGCAGATCCGGGTTGTTCACGGTGACGCCGGCCGGGGGCACGATGTCGCCTGCGGTCACAGCGCCGGGGCCCTGCTTGCGGACGTACATGGTGACCGGCTCGTCCTCTTCGGAGCTCACGACGAGGCCCTTGAGGTTCAGGATGACGTCGGTGACGTCTTCCTTCACACCGGGAACTGTGGTGAACTCGTGCAGAACGCCGTCGATGCGGATGCTGGTGACAGCAGCGCCGGGAATCGACGAGAGCAGCGTGCGGCGGAGCGAATTGCCGAGGGTGTACCCGAAGCCTGGCTCGAGGGGCTCGATGACGAACTTCGAGCGGTTGTCAGCGATGACCTCTTCGGTCAGCGTGGGTCGCTGAGAAATGAGCATTGGATTTCCTCCTGTACGGGCGTCCGCTATTTGACGCCCACGATGGGAAAGGCACTTCGTGCCCGTGCGCCTTTCCGGTAGTCGGAACTACCGGAAAGGCGCACGAGCCGTCAGGCCTACTTCGAGTAGTACTCGACGATGAGCTGTTCCTGCAGAGGAACGTCGATCTGCGCACGCTCGGGAAGCTGGTGAACCAGAACCCGGAGACGTCCACCGACAACCTGCAGCCAACCCGGGATCGGGCGATCGCCCTGGGTCTCGCGCGCAACCTGGAAGGGAAGCGTGGACAGCGACTTGTCCTTGACATCGATGATGTCGTACTGGGAGACGCGGTAGCTGGGGATGTCGACCTTCTTGTTGTTCACGAGAAGGTGACCGTGCGTGACCAGCTGACGGGCCTGGCGGCGGGTGCGTGCCAGTCCGGCGCGGTACACGACGTTGTCGAGACGCGACTCCAGGATGCGGAGCAGGTTCTCACCGGTCTTACCGGGGCGGTTGTTCGCCTCCTTGTAGTACAGGCGGAACTGCTTCTCCATGACGCCGTAGGTGAAGCGAGCCTTCTGCTTCTCCTGCAGCTGGAGCAGGTACTCGCTCTCCTTGATCCGCGCGCGGCCGTGCTGGCCCGGCGGGTAGGGACGACGCTCGAACGCCTGGTCGCCTCCAACGAGGTCGACGCGCAGACGACGCGACTTGCGGGTGATGGGTCCGGTATAACGTGCCATTTTTTTCTACCTATCCTTCCCGCTAGACCCGACGCCGCTTGGGCGGACGGCAGCCGTTGTGCGGCTGGGGGGTGACATCGGAAATGGTGCCGACCTCGAGGCCTGCAGCCTGAAGCGAGCGGATCGCGGTCTCACGGCCGGAGCCGGGGCCCTTGACGAAGACGTCGACCTTCTTGACACCGTGCTCCTGCGCCTTGCGGGCTGCATTCTCTGCGGCCAGCTGGGCGGCGAACGGGGTCGACTTACGCGAACCCTTGAAGCCGACGTGTCCCGAGGACGCCCAGGAAATCACGTTTCCGGCGGGGTCCGTGATGGACACGATGGTGTTGTTGAACGTGCTCTTGATGTGAGCGGCGCCGTGCGGGACGTTCTTCTTGTCCCTGCGACGCGCCTTCTGGGTCTTCTTCGGACCGGTGCTACGTGACTTGGGGGGCATTACTTCGCCTTCTTCTTGCCTGCAATGGTGCGCTTCGGACCCTTACGGGTACGGGCGTTGGTCTTGGTGCGCTGACCACGCACGGGCAGACCACGACGGTGGCGCAGGCCCTGGTAGCAGCCGATCTCGATCTTGCGTCGGATGTCGGCCTGGACCTCGCGGCGAAGGTCACCCTCGACCTTCAGCGACTCCTCGATGTACTCGCGGAGCTTGGCCAGATCCTCGTCCGAGAGATCCTTGCTCCGCAGATCCGGGCTGACGCCGGTGGCGTCCAGGATCTCCTTGGAGCGGGTACGGCCGATGCCGTAGATGTAAGTAAGTGCGATCTCCATCCGCTTTTCACGGGGAAGATCGACACCTGCGAGACGTGCCATGTCGGCATTTCCTATCGGTGTGCGGAGGTCTGCTCCCAGTCCATCCCCTGTGCCTCTTCAAACGTCGGCGGTCTCGCGACCGACAATGCTTCAACTAACTCAGTGGGGCCCCGGCCTCCGTGCCGGGGGTGAACCAGTACCTGCTCGAGAGCCGTGAGTACTGGCTGGTGCTGGGAGGTCATCTTTGCTTGTTGCCAAGCAGATCCTCGAAAAGCGGAGATCTAGCCCTGACGCTGCTTGTGGCGCAGGTTCTCGCAGATCACCATGACCCGGCCGTTACGACGGATCACCTTGCACTTTTCGCAGATCTTCTTGACGCTCGGCTGAACCTTCACGTCTTCTGATCTCCTGTTTTGTGGCAGCCCACTACGCAGATCCGCAGCGGACGTACTTCTCCCCGACCTGGTCGGGCGGGGAAGCTTTTACTTGTACCGGTAAACGATGCGTCCGCGCGACAAGTCGTAGGGCGACAGCTCCACGACAACGCGATCTTCCGGGAGGATGCGAATGTAGTGCTGACGCATCTTTCCGCTGATGTGGGCGAGAACCTTGTGGCCGTTCTCGAGCTCAATGCGGAACATCGCATTGGGCAGCGGCTCGACTACTCGTCCCTCGA includes these proteins:
- the rpsM gene encoding 30S ribosomal protein S13, which gives rise to MARLAGVDLPREKRMEIALTYIYGIGRTRSKEILDATGVSPDLRSKDLSDEDLAKLREYIEESLKVEGDLRREVQADIRRKIEIGCYQGLRHRRGLPVRGQRTKTNARTRKGPKRTIAGKKKAK
- the rpsK gene encoding 30S ribosomal protein S11, with protein sequence MPPKSRSTGPKKTQKARRRDKKNVPHGAAHIKSTFNNTIVSITDPAGNVISWASSGHVGFKGSRKSTPFAAQLAAENAARKAQEHGVKKVDVFVKGPGSGRETAIRSLQAAGLEVGTISDVTPQPHNGCRPPKRRRV
- the infA gene encoding translation initiation factor IF-1 → MAKKDGAIEVEGRVVEPLPNAMFRIELENGHKVLAHISGKMRQHYIRILPEDRVVVELSPYDLSRGRIVYRYK
- the rpmJ gene encoding 50S ribosomal protein L36 — its product is MKVQPSVKKICEKCKVIRRNGRVMVICENLRHKQRQG
- the rpsD gene encoding 30S ribosomal protein S4, coding for MARYTGPITRKSRRLRVDLVGGDQAFERRPYPPGQHGRARIKESEYLLQLQEKQKARFTYGVMEKQFRLYYKEANNRPGKTGENLLRILESRLDNVVYRAGLARTRRQARQLVTHGHLLVNNKKVDIPSYRVSQYDIIDVKDKSLSTLPFQVARETQGDRPIPGWLQVVGGRLRVLVHQLPERAQIDVPLQEQLIVEYYSK
- a CDS encoding DNA-directed RNA polymerase subunit alpha, which translates into the protein MLISQRPTLTEEVIADNRSKFVIEPLEPGFGYTLGNSLRRTLLSSIPGAAVTSIRIDGVLHEFTTVPGVKEDVTDVILNLKGLVVSSEEDEPVTMYVRKQGPGAVTAGDIVPPAGVTVNNPDLHIATLNDKGKLEIELVVERGRGYVPAVQNKASGAEIGRIPVDSIYSPVLKVTYKVEATRVEQRTDFDRLVLDVETKNSITARDALASAGKTLVELFGLARELNVEAEGIEIGPSPAEADHIASFGLPIEDLDLTVRSYNCLKREGVHTVGELVGRTESDLLDIRNFGQKSIDEVKVKLHSLGLALKDSPASFDPTTVAGYDAATGTWSDTDAGSFGDAEGTEDYAETEQL